From one Pelorhabdus rhamnosifermentans genomic stretch:
- the purE gene encoding 5-(carboxyamino)imidazole ribonucleotide mutase — MKVAIIMGSDSDWPKVKPAFDCLTEFGIEAEVVVASAHRTPDKVKAFAEGAKSRGIAVIIAAAGAAAHLGGVVASFTTLPVVAVPIEVSLGGLDSLLSMVQMPSGIPVATMAINGAKNAALFAAQILAVSQSDVAAKLTAHRQTMAKQVEQKNEKIQNLLGGN, encoded by the coding sequence ATGAAAGTAGCGATTATTATGGGTAGTGATTCTGATTGGCCCAAAGTCAAGCCGGCATTTGACTGTTTGACTGAATTTGGTATTGAAGCTGAAGTTGTTGTTGCTTCGGCCCATCGCACACCAGACAAGGTGAAAGCCTTTGCTGAAGGGGCGAAAAGCCGTGGCATTGCTGTTATTATTGCAGCCGCTGGTGCAGCCGCTCATTTGGGAGGCGTTGTAGCAAGCTTTACAACATTACCTGTCGTTGCTGTCCCAATTGAAGTATCGCTTGGCGGACTTGATTCGCTGTTAAGTATGGTACAGATGCCGTCTGGCATTCCTGTAGCAACGATGGCTATTAATGGTGCCAAGAATGCAGCTCTTTTTGCAGCGCAGATTCTTGCTGTGAGTCAGAGCGATGTGGCCGCTAAATTAACTGCTCATCGCCAAACCATGGCTAAGCAAGTAGAACAAAAAAATGAAAAAATACAAAATTTATTAGGGGGAAATTAA
- a CDS encoding GGDEF domain-containing response regulator, which translates to MKENKAACIMIVDDSPESRLLIETYLRAAGYTHIMQAGSALECYELLNLEERSGAERSDLIIMDILMPQTDGIAALKTLKAHPVYRDVPVLMVTVETGLHQLDLAFSCGATDYMTKPLKQIELLARVRSALKLKTETDCRKDREKVLRHVTAKLTQSNNKLRQLTELDGLTGIANRRRFDEVLVAQCEHYPKLGQFLSFVMIDIDCFKAYNDTYGHQQGDWCLQKVAHLIQTFTVIPQLAARYGGEEFAVILPDCTGEKAVKLAETMRYEIEQAKFVHEASPVASVVTVSCGVVTVASKCILLPAEVIALADKQLYLAKQQGRNQVKFQEINENTNIIVEK; encoded by the coding sequence ATGAAAGAGAATAAGGCTGCTTGTATTATGATTGTCGATGATTCGCCAGAGAGTCGGCTGTTGATTGAGACTTATTTACGTGCCGCTGGTTATACCCATATTATGCAGGCAGGAAGTGCGCTGGAATGTTATGAACTCCTTAATTTGGAGGAGCGCTCTGGGGCAGAACGTTCAGATTTAATAATCATGGATATTCTGATGCCTCAGACAGACGGAATTGCTGCACTTAAGACACTGAAAGCACATCCCGTTTATCGGGATGTGCCTGTACTCATGGTGACAGTAGAAACAGGTTTGCATCAGCTTGATTTAGCTTTTTCTTGTGGTGCAACAGATTATATGACAAAGCCGCTCAAACAAATCGAATTATTAGCGCGTGTGCGTTCGGCACTCAAACTCAAAACGGAGACAGATTGCCGCAAAGACCGTGAAAAGGTTTTACGGCATGTAACAGCCAAGTTAACTCAGTCAAATAATAAGCTGCGGCAGCTTACAGAACTTGATGGGCTTACGGGTATTGCGAATCGACGACGTTTTGATGAAGTACTTGTTGCTCAGTGTGAGCATTATCCAAAGTTAGGACAGTTTCTGTCCTTCGTCATGATTGATATTGATTGTTTTAAAGCCTATAACGACACGTATGGACATCAACAAGGCGATTGGTGTTTGCAAAAAGTTGCGCATCTTATTCAAACTTTCACTGTGATACCGCAACTTGCTGCACGTTATGGGGGCGAAGAATTTGCGGTTATATTGCCTGACTGTACTGGCGAAAAGGCTGTAAAACTTGCTGAGACGATGCGTTATGAGATTGAGCAAGCCAAGTTTGTTCATGAAGCTTCACCTGTAGCGTCTGTTGTTACAGTCAGCTGTGGTGTTGTGACAGTGGCATCAAAGTGTATCTTGTTACCTGCTGAAGTCATTGCTTTGGCTGATAAGCAGCTTTATTTGGCGAAACAGCAGGGACGGAACCAAGTTAAATTTCAAGAAATAAACGAAAACACGAACATTATAGTAGAAAAATAG
- a CDS encoding multidrug efflux MFS transporter gives MEFWKRNLLVCWLGCFATAAGLSQIAPVLPLYIEHLGVQNIEEIEQLSGFAFGVTFIIMAIASPIWGQAADRYGRKPMLLRASLGMAIVITCMGFVQNVYQLVGLRLVQGAVSGFVSAAITLIATQAPKERAGWALGTLSTGAVGGMLLGPLIGGYLAETWGLRSVFFGTGTLLLIAFMASLLFVQEDFKPPTKSVLSFREVWNLIPNPGIMITMFVTTFILQLALLSIEPIITVYITQLHVTNHVALISGLVFAASGFANMLAAPQLGKISDKIGPQKVMLAALIAAGMLFIPQAFVTTPWQLMALRFLLGIAAAGLLPSINTLIMRNTPTAITGRCFGYNQSAQFLGSFGGSLLGGQTAATFGIHYVFFVTGALLLLNALWVYTTVCRQVSRQH, from the coding sequence ATGGAATTTTGGAAAAGAAATCTATTAGTGTGCTGGCTTGGCTGTTTTGCCACCGCTGCAGGTTTAAGCCAAATCGCTCCGGTTCTACCACTATATATTGAACATTTAGGCGTGCAAAATATTGAAGAAATCGAACAATTATCTGGATTTGCATTCGGCGTAACCTTTATCATTATGGCAATTGCTTCCCCTATCTGGGGGCAAGCTGCAGATAGATATGGGCGAAAACCCATGCTACTTCGTGCCAGCTTAGGAATGGCTATTGTCATAACTTGCATGGGCTTCGTACAGAACGTGTATCAGTTAGTTGGACTGCGGCTCGTACAAGGAGCCGTCTCAGGCTTTGTTTCCGCTGCCATCACTCTCATTGCAACGCAAGCCCCCAAAGAACGCGCGGGCTGGGCATTAGGTACCCTTTCCACCGGAGCCGTTGGGGGCATGTTGCTTGGTCCGCTCATTGGGGGCTATCTCGCTGAAACCTGGGGACTTCGTAGTGTCTTCTTTGGCACTGGCACATTATTACTGATCGCCTTCATGGCCTCTCTCCTATTTGTTCAAGAAGATTTCAAGCCCCCCACGAAAAGTGTGCTTTCTTTTCGCGAAGTTTGGAACCTGATACCTAACCCTGGAATCATGATCACGATGTTTGTGACTACATTTATCTTACAACTGGCTTTATTGTCCATCGAACCCATCATCACAGTGTATATCACACAACTACACGTTACAAACCATGTTGCACTTATTTCCGGTCTGGTCTTTGCTGCTTCTGGATTTGCTAATATGCTTGCCGCCCCACAGCTAGGAAAAATCTCTGACAAAATTGGTCCTCAAAAAGTCATGTTAGCGGCCCTTATTGCTGCGGGAATGTTATTCATCCCTCAAGCTTTTGTAACAACTCCCTGGCAACTAATGGCTCTTCGATTCTTATTAGGTATAGCCGCAGCGGGCTTGTTGCCTTCTATTAACACTCTGATCATGCGTAATACCCCCACTGCCATTACAGGTCGTTGTTTTGGTTACAACCAATCCGCCCAATTTTTAGGTTCCTTTGGTGGCTCGTTGTTAGGCGGACAGACGGCGGCGACCTTTGGTATTCATTATGTATTTTTTGTGACTGGTGCCTTATTATTACTCAACGCGTTATGGGTTTATACAACAGTATGCAGGCAGGTATCCCGGCAGCATTGA
- the guaA gene encoding glutamine-hydrolyzing GMP synthase: MSLQQELVLVMDFGGQYSQLIARRIRECGVYCEIVSFHTSLEKIQALGPKGIVFSGGPSSVYAEGAPRCDAGIFDLNIPILGICYGMQLSAYLLGGKVEHADSREYGSADLCVDKPSYLFKGIAARTSVWMSHGDFISQPPQGFTIDAHTHNTPVAAMGNSTKQIFGVQFHPEVVHTPEGMNMLKNFLFDICHCQGKWDMGSYVDVAVKAIREKVGNKRVLCALSGGVDSSVAAVLVHKAVGKQLTCVFVNHGFLRKGEAEQVVKTFRDEMKMNLVYVDATKRFMNRMAGVTEPEKKRKIIGEEFIRVFEDESAKIGEIDFLVQGTLYPDVIESGTETAAVIKSHHNVGGLPEDMKFQLIEPLRDLFKDEVRALGREVHLAEDIVLRQPFPGPGLAIRIIGEVTEERLTILREADSIVYQEIKAAGLYNKVWQSFAILPAMKSVGVMGDERTYAYTVGLRVVSSEDGMTADWVRLPYEVIDSISRRIVNEVKGVNRIVYDVTSKPPSTIEWE, translated from the coding sequence ATGTCTTTACAACAGGAATTGGTATTGGTTATGGATTTTGGTGGCCAATATAGCCAATTGATTGCCAGAAGAATACGAGAATGCGGTGTTTATTGTGAAATCGTATCGTTCCATACTTCGTTAGAAAAGATTCAAGCATTAGGACCGAAGGGAATTGTTTTTTCCGGGGGGCCGTCGAGCGTTTATGCTGAAGGTGCACCTCGCTGTGATGCAGGTATTTTTGATCTCAATATTCCGATCCTTGGTATTTGTTATGGTATGCAACTTTCGGCTTATTTGCTTGGTGGCAAAGTAGAGCATGCGGATAGTCGGGAATATGGCAGTGCAGATCTTTGTGTGGACAAACCTTCCTATCTATTTAAGGGAATTGCCGCTCGAACATCGGTGTGGATGAGTCATGGAGATTTTATTAGCCAGCCGCCTCAAGGGTTTACTATTGATGCTCACACGCATAATACGCCCGTGGCAGCTATGGGAAATAGCACGAAACAGATATTTGGCGTTCAGTTTCATCCTGAAGTCGTTCATACGCCAGAAGGCATGAATATGCTAAAAAACTTCTTGTTTGATATTTGTCATTGTCAGGGAAAATGGGATATGGGTTCCTATGTGGACGTAGCTGTAAAGGCTATTCGGGAAAAAGTAGGTAACAAACGTGTGCTGTGTGCTTTAAGCGGTGGTGTCGACTCCTCTGTTGCGGCTGTACTTGTACATAAAGCTGTTGGCAAACAATTGACATGCGTATTTGTGAATCATGGCTTTTTGCGTAAAGGCGAGGCCGAGCAAGTGGTAAAAACCTTCCGTGATGAAATGAAAATGAACTTGGTTTATGTGGATGCCACGAAGCGGTTTATGAATCGCATGGCAGGCGTGACAGAGCCGGAGAAAAAACGCAAGATCATTGGCGAGGAATTTATTCGTGTCTTTGAAGATGAATCAGCTAAGATTGGTGAAATTGACTTTTTGGTGCAAGGAACGCTTTATCCTGATGTCATTGAAAGTGGTACAGAGACGGCGGCTGTTATTAAAAGCCATCACAATGTGGGTGGTTTGCCTGAAGATATGAAGTTTCAATTAATTGAACCATTGCGCGATTTGTTTAAGGATGAAGTGCGGGCGTTAGGTCGGGAAGTTCATTTGGCTGAAGACATTGTATTGCGTCAGCCTTTCCCTGGTCCAGGACTGGCTATCCGGATTATTGGCGAGGTTACGGAAGAAAGACTTACTATTCTTCGTGAAGCCGATTCCATTGTTTATCAGGAGATTAAAGCGGCTGGACTGTATAATAAAGTGTGGCAGTCCTTTGCTATTTTGCCGGCCATGAAGAGTGTCGGCGTTATGGGAGATGAAAGGACTTATGCCTATACAGTCGGATTGCGGGTCGTATCAAGTGAAGACGGTATGACAGCGGACTGGGTGCGTCTTCCTTACGAGGTGATTGATAGTATCTCACGACGTATTGTCAACGAAGTGAAAGGCGTCAATCGTATTGTTTATGATGTAACATCTAAGCCACCTTCCACAATTGAATGGGAATAA
- the purC gene encoding phosphoribosylaminoimidazolesuccinocarboxamide synthase, giving the protein MTKPLYEGKAKQVFATENPDELLVYFKDDATAFNGEKKGTIVNKGVLNNKISSFFFEMLGQAGIHHHFIKQVSDREMLVKKLAILPLEVVVRNIAAGSLAKRIGWEEGRKMPSPVVELYYKDDALGDPLINDSHIAAMGLATPEQVQNLKDSALKINEILTAYLKTKNIELIDFKLEFGTHKGQVLLGDEISPDTCRLWDTVTSQKLDKDRFRRDLGNVEDAYKEVLKRLTGEVL; this is encoded by the coding sequence ATGACGAAACCATTGTATGAAGGAAAAGCGAAACAGGTTTTTGCAACAGAGAATCCCGACGAATTGCTCGTTTATTTTAAAGATGATGCCACTGCATTTAATGGCGAAAAGAAGGGTACTATTGTTAATAAAGGCGTACTCAACAATAAAATTTCTTCTTTTTTCTTTGAAATGCTGGGACAAGCAGGGATTCATCACCACTTTATTAAACAAGTGAGTGATAGAGAAATGCTTGTAAAAAAATTGGCTATTTTGCCGCTCGAAGTGGTTGTACGCAATATTGCAGCAGGCAGTTTAGCGAAAAGAATCGGCTGGGAAGAGGGCCGAAAAATGCCTTCGCCTGTTGTGGAATTGTACTATAAAGATGATGCCCTTGGTGATCCGCTTATTAATGATTCTCATATTGCTGCCATGGGGCTGGCTACACCCGAGCAGGTTCAGAATTTAAAAGATTCGGCCCTTAAAATTAACGAGATTCTGACGGCTTATTTAAAAACGAAAAACATTGAACTCATTGATTTTAAGCTGGAGTTTGGTACGCATAAAGGTCAAGTGCTGTTGGGCGATGAAATTTCACCAGATACGTGCCGGTTATGGGATACTGTGACAAGCCAGAAACTGGATAAAGACCGTTTCCGTCGTGACTTGGGCAATGTTGAAGATGCCTACAAAGAAGTGCTGAAACGTTTAACAGGCGAAGTTTTATGA
- a CDS encoding dodecin family protein: MVAKVIELVGSSSHNWEEAVSNAGIEVSNFTAKINNGSITEYKANVHIAFSVHQ; this comes from the coding sequence ATGGTTGCAAAAGTTATTGAACTCGTAGGTTCATCATCACATAATTGGGAAGAAGCGGTCAGCAATGCAGGGATTGAAGTTTCTAATTTTACTGCGAAGATTAATAATGGGAGCATTACTGAATATAAAGCTAATGTCCATATTGCTTTTAGTGTACATCAGTAA
- a CDS encoding NCS2 family permease → MLEKLFALAERKTDVKTEMMAGMTTFMTMAYILFVNPSVLGAAGMDKASVLLATALGAGIVTIMMGLFVNYPIALAPGMGLNAFYAFTVVIGMGVTWQVALGAVFISGIIFILLTVTHIRQLLVEGMPMSLKYAITVGIGLFITVIGLKISGLMSIRLSLIPPTLEKIVAGHGNGTPQYFETIIEMGKLADKDVLLAVFGIIFMAVLMARQVKGSMLIGIFTTTIVGIIMGVVKVPAGFSPVAFPDLSHNAFFALDIPGAINMGLMTIIFTFTFVELFDTMGTLVGTATKAGLVDKDGKFPGIGKAMMVDATGVSLGALLGTSTITAFVESAAGVGAGGRSGLTAVTCGVLFILALFFTPLVGLIPDAATAPALIIVGALMMEGVKKIDFSDFTEALPAFFTIALMPLTYSIANGISAGLVFYPLLKIITGRPKEVHWIVYVLGLLVIARYIFLNE, encoded by the coding sequence ATGTTAGAAAAACTTTTTGCGCTTGCTGAGCGTAAGACGGATGTCAAAACGGAAATGATGGCAGGCATGACGACATTTATGACAATGGCGTATATTTTGTTTGTCAATCCAAGCGTATTAGGTGCTGCAGGCATGGACAAGGCGTCCGTTTTACTTGCAACTGCCCTTGGCGCCGGTATTGTCACCATCATGATGGGTCTGTTTGTCAATTATCCTATTGCGTTAGCACCTGGTATGGGCCTTAATGCTTTTTATGCTTTTACGGTTGTTATTGGTATGGGGGTTACGTGGCAAGTAGCTTTGGGTGCCGTTTTCATTTCTGGTATTATATTTATTTTATTAACAGTGACGCACATCAGGCAATTACTTGTTGAAGGTATGCCGATGTCATTAAAGTATGCCATTACTGTTGGTATCGGTCTCTTTATTACGGTGATTGGTCTTAAAATATCGGGACTCATGAGTATTCGCTTATCGCTGATTCCACCGACACTCGAAAAAATTGTTGCAGGCCATGGTAATGGTACGCCACAGTATTTTGAAACGATTATTGAAATGGGAAAATTGGCAGATAAAGATGTGCTATTGGCTGTTTTTGGTATTATTTTTATGGCTGTACTTATGGCGAGACAGGTCAAGGGATCGATGCTGATTGGTATTTTTACAACAACAATTGTGGGAATTATAATGGGAGTTGTAAAGGTACCGGCTGGTTTTAGTCCAGTGGCTTTTCCTGATTTAAGCCACAATGCTTTTTTTGCCTTGGATATTCCAGGCGCTATTAATATGGGTCTTATGACCATTATCTTTACCTTTACGTTTGTTGAATTATTTGATACCATGGGTACTTTAGTCGGTACGGCGACAAAGGCTGGTTTAGTTGATAAAGACGGCAAATTTCCTGGTATTGGTAAGGCCATGATGGTTGACGCTACAGGTGTTAGTTTGGGCGCATTGCTTGGTACAAGTACCATTACGGCTTTTGTTGAGAGTGCTGCTGGTGTAGGTGCAGGTGGCCGGTCTGGTTTAACAGCTGTTACTTGCGGTGTTTTGTTCATTTTGGCTCTTTTCTTTACGCCCCTTGTCGGACTTATTCCTGATGCGGCGACGGCTCCAGCTTTAATTATCGTGGGTGCGCTGATGATGGAAGGCGTAAAAAAGATTGATTTCAGTGATTTTACGGAAGCTCTTCCGGCATTTTTCACCATTGCGCTCATGCCTTTAACTTATAGCATTGCTAATGGTATTTCGGCGGGGCTGGTTTTTTACCCATTGCTAAAGATTATTACGGGTCGTCCGAAAGAAGTGCACTGGATTGTTTATGTTTTAGGTCTGCTTGTTATCGCCCGGTACATATTCTTAAATGAATAG
- a CDS encoding cysteine hydrolase, translated as MQYHLKTYRIIVICLMFTMFLTGCANKSLEPASEEPVGPTGDQTIVDEWKTIVPPQVPELKSVTVDAKTTALLILDMQTAICKNPRTIASISKINQLLSVARGRGIFIVYSLTSAGKPSDIVPELVPDSNDPIVKASVDKFYNTDLNKILHEHGIKTVIITGTAANGAVLHTATGAALRGYQVVIPVEGMSAAEPYAEQYTAWHMLHSPGTRNKVTLTKGNMMGF; from the coding sequence ATGCAATATCATTTGAAAACTTATCGGATTATTGTTATTTGCCTGATGTTCACTATGTTTTTAACGGGATGTGCGAATAAGTCGTTAGAGCCTGCTTCAGAAGAGCCTGTCGGGCCAACTGGTGATCAAACAATTGTGGATGAATGGAAAACGATTGTTCCTCCGCAGGTGCCTGAGTTAAAATCTGTTACAGTTGATGCAAAAACAACTGCGCTGTTAATATTAGATATGCAAACTGCTATATGCAAAAATCCTCGCACTATAGCATCCATTTCTAAGATTAATCAGTTGCTAAGTGTGGCACGGGGAAGAGGCATATTTATTGTCTATAGTTTGACATCGGCAGGAAAACCATCGGATATTGTTCCGGAGCTTGTACCGGATTCTAATGATCCTATTGTGAAAGCAAGTGTTGATAAGTTCTACAACACTGATCTGAACAAAATACTGCATGAACACGGCATAAAAACAGTTATTATTACGGGTACCGCTGCAAACGGTGCCGTTCTCCACACGGCCACTGGTGCTGCTCTTCGGGGGTATCAAGTGGTTATCCCTGTTGAAGGCATGTCGGCTGCTGAGCCGTATGCCGAACAGTATACAGCGTGGCATATGCTTCATAGTCCTGGAACGAGAAACAAGGTGACTTTGACGAAGGGCAATATGATGGGTTTCTAG
- a CDS encoding DUF3231 family protein — protein MTTMMDKVTEGTNTIFHMLFDREPLNYIEGAVLYGIVGQGRINMGILEVMYNQAQDSELKALIKDALENQTEFLMEKAESYLKSNETKLPEFHMERRKLHESLNIPEDARLSDREIVLAIASMAKASQIAVLTALHQSYQPDVAQLYRRILDISFDWNYKLMTLAINNGWLPHIAKISH, from the coding sequence ATGACAACGATGATGGACAAAGTTACTGAAGGTACAAATACTATTTTTCATATGCTGTTTGACAGAGAACCACTGAACTACATAGAAGGTGCTGTACTGTATGGCATTGTTGGACAAGGCCGTATCAATATGGGTATTCTGGAAGTGATGTACAACCAAGCACAAGACTCTGAATTAAAGGCACTTATTAAAGACGCACTGGAAAATCAAACCGAGTTTTTAATGGAGAAAGCAGAAAGCTATTTAAAATCAAATGAAACTAAATTACCTGAATTTCACATGGAAAGAAGAAAACTACATGAATCCTTGAATATTCCTGAAGATGCGCGTCTCAGTGATAGGGAAATTGTATTGGCCATTGCCAGTATGGCTAAAGCATCGCAAATAGCCGTATTAACTGCTTTGCATCAATCATACCAACCAGATGTAGCGCAACTTTATCGCCGTATATTGGATATATCATTTGATTGGAACTATAAACTTATGACACTGGCAATCAATAACGGCTGGTTACCACATATAGCAAAAATCTCACACTAA
- the pdaB gene encoding polysaccharide deacetylase family sporulation protein PdaB: MIINLRRFFHHRHIFYSLIGLFLVGTVYVEVADLINSGPIAIAGTRTDQKVVALTFDHSWGNKYTASILDTLKSRNIHATFFIMGPWAKKYPEMAQRIVQDKHEVGSHGYRHENYGDMTADWVKDDIQKAHGLIKEVTGVDPTLLRPPNGHYSAQSLKVTDELGYKTIIWNVDSLDWKNPGRDVIINRVMSRLKPGSIILLHASDTPTQTADALPTLLDRIQAEGYQIVTVGELLNQYSEKGILKH; this comes from the coding sequence ATGATCATTAACTTGCGGCGTTTCTTTCATCATCGACATATTTTTTATAGTTTAATTGGGCTTTTTTTGGTTGGCACAGTCTATGTTGAAGTAGCTGATCTGATTAATTCCGGACCCATTGCCATAGCGGGCACACGCACGGATCAAAAGGTGGTAGCACTTACTTTTGATCATTCCTGGGGCAATAAATATACAGCTTCAATTTTAGATACGCTTAAAAGCCGTAATATACACGCTACTTTTTTCATTATGGGTCCTTGGGCTAAAAAATACCCTGAAATGGCCCAACGGATCGTGCAGGATAAACATGAAGTAGGGAGTCATGGCTATCGTCATGAAAATTACGGTGATATGACGGCAGATTGGGTAAAAGACGATATTCAAAAGGCACATGGACTGATTAAAGAAGTGACTGGTGTTGATCCGACGCTCTTGCGCCCGCCTAATGGTCATTACAGCGCACAATCATTGAAAGTTACCGATGAATTGGGCTATAAAACGATTATTTGGAATGTCGATTCACTTGATTGGAAGAATCCTGGGCGAGATGTGATTATTAATCGTGTCATGTCCAGACTGAAACCTGGATCAATTATTTTACTGCATGCCTCAGATACCCCTACACAGACAGCGGATGCTTTACCTACTTTATTGGATCGCATTCAAGCTGAAGGCTATCAAATTGTCACGGTTGGTGAATTGTTAAATCAGTATAGTGAAAAAGGAATCTTGAAACACTAA
- the purF gene encoding amidophosphoribosyltransferase, whose product MIFDITSDKLHEECGVFGVFSRQDPAVAITTYNGLFSLQHRGQESAGITVSDGKVMDVKKGMGLVSHVFRDGVPSQQGHLSIGHVRYSTTGSSLPVNTQPLLVSYAGGQISLAHNGNLTNALKIRKQLEAAGSVFQTTMDSEVIVNLIARSGQSCVEEQIKESLAKIEGAYCLVIMTKDKLIGVRDPQGFRPLCLGKLLNGYVIASESCALDTVGAEFIRDIEPGEMVVIDDNGVTSHFLTKKAPKALCVFEYIYFARSDSRMDGQSVYQARLAMGRQLARESKFKADLVISVPDSGTTAALGYSSESGIPFAEGLIKNRYIGRTFIQPEQKKREKSVKMKLNAIRSVVKGKSLIMVDDSIVRGTTSGKIVHLLKEAGATAIHMCVSSPPITDPCFYGIDTSVRKELIASTKSVEEIRQFIGADSLHYLSAEGLCQAIKGVPSKDMCYACFTGRYPGCTPNDEDCGGNKYVFEQH is encoded by the coding sequence ATGATATTTGACATAACCAGTGATAAACTGCATGAGGAATGTGGCGTATTTGGTGTTTTTTCCCGGCAAGATCCCGCTGTGGCTATTACGACTTATAACGGTTTGTTTTCATTGCAGCATCGTGGACAGGAAAGCGCAGGCATTACAGTGAGCGATGGAAAAGTGATGGATGTTAAAAAGGGAATGGGACTTGTTAGCCATGTTTTTCGTGATGGTGTGCCAAGTCAGCAGGGGCACCTATCCATTGGTCATGTGCGTTATTCCACAACAGGCTCTAGTTTGCCTGTCAATACTCAGCCGCTTCTTGTCAGCTATGCTGGCGGACAAATTAGTTTGGCTCATAATGGGAATTTGACGAATGCCTTAAAAATTCGAAAGCAATTAGAAGCTGCCGGCAGCGTCTTTCAGACAACCATGGACAGTGAAGTCATTGTCAATCTGATTGCCCGCTCAGGTCAATCTTGCGTGGAAGAGCAGATTAAAGAAAGTCTGGCTAAAATCGAAGGGGCTTATTGCCTTGTCATTATGACAAAGGATAAGCTGATTGGTGTGCGAGATCCTCAGGGATTTCGTCCCTTATGTTTAGGAAAACTGCTTAATGGCTATGTTATTGCTTCAGAATCTTGCGCACTGGACACGGTGGGTGCCGAATTTATCCGCGATATTGAACCAGGTGAAATGGTTGTTATTGATGATAACGGCGTTACTTCACATTTTTTAACGAAGAAGGCTCCTAAGGCTTTGTGTGTCTTTGAATATATTTATTTTGCCAGATCAGACAGTAGGATGGACGGGCAAAGTGTGTATCAGGCGCGTCTTGCTATGGGACGGCAGCTTGCGAGGGAAAGCAAGTTTAAAGCGGATTTGGTTATTTCTGTGCCTGACTCAGGGACAACGGCTGCTTTAGGCTATTCCAGTGAATCAGGTATTCCTTTTGCTGAGGGCCTGATTAAAAATCGCTATATTGGCCGTACTTTTATTCAGCCGGAACAAAAGAAACGTGAAAAAAGCGTAAAAATGAAACTTAATGCCATTCGGTCTGTCGTGAAAGGCAAATCGCTTATTATGGTAGATGATTCTATTGTTCGCGGTACAACAAGCGGAAAAATTGTTCACCTTTTAAAAGAAGCGGGTGCAACTGCCATTCATATGTGCGTAAGTTCACCGCCGATTACAGATCCTTGTTTTTATGGGATTGATACATCCGTACGGAAAGAACTGATTGCGTCAACGAAGAGCGTGGAAGAAATTCGTCAATTTATCGGTGCAGATTCGCTCCATTACTTGTCAGCCGAAGGATTGTGTCAAGCCATCAAGGGAGTACCATCGAAGGATATGTGCTATGCTTGTTTTACGGGAAGATATCCCGGCTGTACACCAAATGATGAAGATTGCGGAGGGAATAAATATGTCTTCGAACAACACTAA
- a CDS encoding TetR-like C-terminal domain-containing protein translates to MRTRVKLDSQIIVAAAAEIADSNGLDKVTLTAVANYLEIRKPSLYNHINGLPELKGQLAILATNQLRIKISDAAIGKAKHDAIVAIADAYRLFARERPGLYKAIVSSPDRNNLDLKIAIQKMIAVISTVLEPYNLNAEDKTHAIRSLRSLMHGFASLEEAGWFIAPIDREASYQRLIDIFIRGIESSQ, encoded by the coding sequence TTGCGTACACGCGTTAAATTAGACAGTCAGATCATCGTAGCAGCGGCAGCCGAAATTGCTGATTCAAATGGTTTAGATAAGGTTACGCTGACTGCCGTAGCGAATTATTTAGAAATTCGCAAGCCTTCATTATACAATCATATTAATGGATTACCTGAATTAAAGGGACAATTGGCTATTTTAGCTACAAATCAACTCCGCATCAAAATAAGTGATGCTGCGATTGGTAAAGCAAAACATGATGCCATTGTAGCCATAGCTGACGCCTACCGATTATTTGCGAGAGAACGTCCAGGTTTGTACAAAGCCATCGTCTCATCCCCGGATCGTAATAATCTAGATCTCAAGATTGCTATTCAAAAAATGATAGCAGTCATTTCAACAGTGCTAGAACCATACAATTTGAATGCCGAAGACAAAACCCATGCCATTCGAAGCTTGCGCAGCTTAATGCATGGCTTTGCATCTTTGGAAGAAGCCGGGTGGTTTATTGCACCCATAGACCGAGAGGCGAGCTATCAAAGGTTAATCGATATTTTCATTCGTGGAATAGAGTCTTCTCAGTGA